The following is a genomic window from Staphylococcus saccharolyticus.
AAGAAGATACTAAGACTATACATATTGAAGTGACACCCGGTATGAATAACATCATAAGTAAGCACCATATTGAAACACCTAATTATCAATATGACGAGATTATATAACACATTTTTCCCTAGATACACCTATCCCTTATATCAATGATGAGAACGTATCTTCTGATAAACCTAATGACACTACCACTGAAAATGAGAGTACTGTAACGAATAATAAAACAGCAAATACAAAT
Proteins encoded in this region:
- a CDS encoding NEAT domain-containing protein, whose amino-acid sequence is MVLDKSSVWKAIQFFDEKETVLPSKVVSENSKEDTKTIHIEVTPGMNNIISKHHIETPNYQYDEII